A part of Helicoverpa zea isolate HzStark_Cry1AcR chromosome 17, ilHelZeax1.1, whole genome shotgun sequence genomic DNA contains:
- the LOC124638480 gene encoding uncharacterized protein LOC124638480, translated as MELKFNEIPVDTTLAKEFIEKNEQLLELYNDYDGTVKKNPVLIFNGTQFQKHQSVLSFSHFLDSDQISKMFHDLSSLLKLNAKLFAQLEYHTRKIPKKDTCAQLKLLIQSLQCAPFTESFYASDTAKIFMSFENPLLSFRDVVDKLDAVTRSVKIVNLCKETAFISYLFVKLCHEVGLDYIEIEFQQGSNFPSYSYVKESHGIKGYNSGTLAVITEGSDIDSAIDSVLSVSKQVPWRLRKILVQESIYIHFKDALRWKCNLHKSGSELPQSSVLCSESLSYGGRMFLIDPVVPTEEQPGVVPVEAYRTAKEMISLVQQDRTRYLSLWANGVAEVNEVTHATRAPVLWVNSIADFRGPPQVSEAVFACTYDEEILIKKCNKVAKLCDEAQVWLKMDIESRRDILNNALDKYASADPTNKIFKEIKKSLEDCKVNSFVDVGKDYVCMGISQPRGILGIETSESFFDSINFMSLLQGNAFILYSGAHYHDQPKLDILQQAGVPVLNIGKRHSGNFVVTAIRFYPNTRTRVVWTNSGTIFAN; from the exons atggaacTAAAGTTTAATGAAATTCCCGTGGACACTACGCTCGCAAAG GAATTTATTGAGAAAAATGAGCAGCTGTTAGAATTGTATAATGATTATGATggcacagtaaaaaaaaaccctGTTCTTATATTCAATGGTACACAGTTTCAAAAGCATCAAAGTGTACTATCTTTTTCTCATTTTTTGGATTCCGATCAGATATCAAAAATGTTTCATGATTTATCATCACTCTTGAAACTAAATGCTAAATTATTTGCACAACTTGAATATCACActagaaaaatacctaaaaaagaTACCTGTGCACAGCTAAAATTACTGATACAAAGTCTCCAGTGTGCACCTTTTACTGAGAGCTTTTATGCATCTG ATACTGCCAAGATATTCATGAGCTTTGAAAACCCCCTACTTTCCTTTAGAGATGTAGTAGACAAATTAGACGCTGTTACACGCTCGGTGAAAATTGTGAATCTATGTAAAGAAACGGCTTTTATTTCATACCTCTTTGTCAAACTATGCCATGAAGTTGG GTTGGACTATATAGAAATAGAATTTCAGCAAGGAAGTAATTTCCCCTCTTATTCTTATGTGAAAGAAAGCCATGGAATAAAAg GGTATAATTCTGGGACATTGGCTGTTATAACTGAGGGTTCTGACATAGATTCTGCTATTGATTCAGTCCTGTCTGTCTCCAAACAG GTTCCTTGGCGTCTACGAAAGATCCTGGTTCAAGAAAGtatctacatacattttaaagacGCTCTCCGCTGGAAATGCAATTTGCACAAAAGTGGAAGCGAGCTTCCCCAATCCAGTGTATTGTGCTCTGAAAGCCTGAGCTACGGCGGCAGGATGTTCCTGATAGACCCCGTGGTGCCGACAGAGGAGCAGCCGGGAGTGGTGCCTGTGGAGGCGTACAGGACCGCGAAGGAGATGATATCCCTCGTGCAGCAGGACCGCACGCGCTACTTGTCGCTCTGGGCAAACGGCGTCGCGGAGGTCAACGAGGTCACTCACGCCACCCGCGCCCCCGTGCTCTGGGTCAACTCCATAGCTGACTTCAGAGGACCCCCGCAAGTGTCCGAAGCTGTATTCGCTTGCACTTATGATGAAGAAATTCTAATAAAGAAATGCAACAAAGTGGCTAAATTGTGCGATGAAGCACAAGTGTGGCTAAAAATGGATATTGAAAGCCGTCGTGACATTCTAAACAATGCTTTAGACAAATACGCATCTGCTGATCCcaccaacaaaatatttaaagaaataaaaaaatctcttgAAGACTGTAAAGTAAATTCTTTTGTCGATGTTGGTAAAGATTATGTTTGCATGGGAATCTCGCAACCTAGAGGTATTTTAGGGATAGAAACTTCAGAATCATTTTTTGATAGCATTAATTTTATGTCCCTGTTGCAAGGGAacgcatttattttatactctGGAGCACATTATCATGATCAGCCAAAATTAGATATACTTCAACAGGCGGGAGTACCAGTACTCAATATTGGAAAGAGACACTCTGGAAACTTCGTAGTAACTGCTATAAGATTTTATCCCAATACTCGAACTAGAGTCGTTTGGACCAACTCtggaacaatttttgctaaTTAA